In Monodelphis domestica isolate mMonDom1 chromosome 1, mMonDom1.pri, whole genome shotgun sequence, the sequence CTACCTCCTCCagtcctgagagagagtctctgagagtgcaTATATCTGCCAACTTCCAGAGAGcttaattgacacagaaaaatggttataactgtcagcagttgaaatgtacacactctctcagctctgcttccaactccagttcttttctcaagccagccactttacttctcatccctaaactaataaaacagtacttattttctaatatcacccTTACAATTCCCAAAATTGGTCTCCAGATCTCTGCTcctattatttttatgttatttttttctttgtttgtttttccttttccactgGTAGCTCTGTGGTCCATCCTTTTCCCGTTGCAGTCCCTTGGTGTCACTCTCGCTGGTCCTGGAGCTTTTCACTAAGGAATTCGGCACAGGATGGATCCTCTCCCTGAATGGAGCCCCAGAGCCTAGGCCAGGTGGAATGGCATGAGCTCCCTCAGGGATGAGGGCTCAGTGGACAGATGGTGAGAGGGATGGGCTGATTCTCCTCCTGCAGCAGGCCAAGGGAGAAGAAAGGCCTGAGAGGACCTTGGAAGGTGACCGGGGGAAAGGCGTAGATCAGGCAGCCCTGGGTCACATTGTAAAATGACAGGTGTCCCCCTTCGTATTGGAGGAAAATGCCCAGCCTGTGCAGGGGTCCTGTATCCTCAGGGTCTTCCATGGTGTGAGAGATCCACAGTTCAAATTGTTCTCCCATGTTGAGGCAAGAGAGGGAGAGCACATCCCCATGGATGCTGCCCTGGTTGTTTCCTGGCCCTGTACAGATGCCCACTTCCCACTCTGTCTTGCTTCCTACCTCCACCTCCCAATAATGGCTCCCTGAGGTGAAGCTCTGAGCACCCAGCACACAAACAAGACGCTCCACCTCTTCCTGCTGGTTGTCCAGAAGGTCCCACCAATGGCTAGCAAGCCTCACGCTCTTCAGATCTCCAGAGATGCTGAGATAGGAATGGGCTGTTCCCGGATCCAGAAGGATGTGGCTCTGGAAGGCCAGTAGGAGCTCCCTCATTCCAGTGGTTCCACACAGAGTCCAGCTTAGGGCAGCAGGCTCTGGACACCGAAGCAGCAGCTCCCGACTCCTTTCCAAAGTGCTCCTCCCAGCCAGGAGCATCTCCACCAGGGGCTGCTCCAAAGTCTTGTCGAGCTCCTCAATCAGCTTCCTGAGGCTTTGGACATACTTGGAGATTCTGGCCTCACTGGTCCATAATCTCTTcacattccttctcttttccttgtccAGGAGATCCTGTTGTTGGTCCTCTGTCCACACAAGGTGGGTCTTGATATATTCTGGCAAGATGACCCGCTTCAGAGTGGCAGCCTCCCTCCGGCACCTcagcctcctttctctctcctgctcCAGCAACATGTGAGCCTCTCTCGCCTTATCCCAGGCCTGGCCAAGGGCTTCCTGCAGCTGTGCCTTGCAGGTCTCCGCAGACTCTTCCAGGGGATACACACGATGACCTTCGTGTTCTTGAGGGAGTAAGCACGAGACACAGAGTGGGCTGAAATCATCTTCACAGAACAGCTTCTGAACGGCTTGGTGTTGGCCACACCTGGCCTGGCCACCCACATCTCTGGGAAGTCTCAGCTGCCTGCTCATGCTGGAGGCCAGGGCCTCCAGGACCTGGGTGGGCTCTAAGGCTCTGGGCTGACTGCTTGCCCTGCACAGTGGGCATGTCCATGGGACTTGGGCTTCCTGCCAGCTCCGAAGAACACACTCTCTGCAGAAGCTATGCCCGCAGTCAAGGGTCACTGGCTGGGTGAAGAGGTCCAAACAGATGGAACAGGTCAGTTCTGACCTGACCTTCTCAGTCATCTCACTGACATCCATCTCTCTGGGACTTGATATCTCTCTGTCTTgcaaggctctctctctctctctcactctgtctctgtctctgtctctgtctctgtctctgtctctgtctctctgtctctgtctctgtctctgtctctctgtctctctctct encodes:
- the LOC100032895 gene encoding probable E3 ubiquitin-protein ligase TRIML1; protein product: MDVSEMTEKVRSELTCSICLDLFTQPVTLDCGHSFCRECVLRSWQEAQVPWTCPLCRASSQPRALEPTQVLEALASSMSRQLRLPRDVGGQARCGQHQAVQKLFCEDDFSPLCVSCLLPQEHEGHRVYPLEESAETCKAQLQEALGQAWDKAREAHMLLEQERERRLRCRREAATLKRVILPEYIKTHLVWTEDQQQDLLDKEKRRNVKRLWTSEARISKYVQSLRKLIEELDKTLEQPLVEMLLAGRSTLERSRELLLRCPEPAALSWTLCGTTGMRELLLAFQSHILLDPGTAHSYLSISGDLKSVRLASHWWDLLDNQQEEVERLVCVLGAQSFTSGSHYWEVEVGSKTEWEVGICTGPGNNQGSIHGDVLSLSCLNMGEQFELWISHTMEDPEDTGPLHRLGIFLQYEGGHLSFYNVTQGCLIYAFPPVTFQGPLRPFFSLGLLQEENQPIPLTICPLSPHP